A segment of the Flavobacteriales bacterium genome:
TTGAATTGCACCTCAACAAATGGTTGATCGGACTGGCCCTGGGCTGGCGGAACGGATGCCAGCCAATCGTAGGTGTTGAGCTTGGCACAACTTCCGCTGGCGCAATGTCCTTTGTTACCGCAACCGGCAGGCGTGGCTCCCCGTCCGTTTATGCATCCTGCACATCCCATATCGTGACTTATCTATACATTAATGTTTGTTAACCATAGGAAACCGGGGTTTCCGTCCAGAGCATATCATCTGCCTCACGACACCGTTTCGGCTTCCGCTCCGGCGGGCTTCACCTTTAAGGTTTGCCCGTATTCCAGTGACAAATCTAAAAAAAGGATTCTGGGATTGGCGTTTCTTTCGATTTCAGCGTATGCCTTACTGAAAATATCAAGCAGTCGTTTGCCATTGTTGGGGTGGATGAATGCATGAAATTTATTGGAGAACTGTCTTTCATCTTCATCCATCCGGATCAGGTTTTCGATGCCCAGATTCATCAGCAAATTTTCCCGTATCATGCGTAAGGCGTAGAGCAGAAACAATTTTTGCCGTTCTCTCCCCCACCCTGCCACTTCGTCGGCCCAGTCCACCAACCCTGCTACATCCTGTGCATAACAAAGTCTGGACCAGGAGATAAAGCTGAGCTCCATATCCCGGGTGTCTTCCGCATCCCGAACCAGGTCCATGGCCTGGTTGAAATTTCCTGCACACATGTGCGCGACCCTGTCGGCCTCTTCCGCCGTGCAGTCAAACTTTTGCTGCAGTGCTGAGGAAATGGCCTGATCGGCCAATGCCGGTACCTTGACATTCTGGAGACGTGAGATAATTGTGGGAAGCAAGTCTTCATGGTTGTGTTCTACAAGTAGAAAAAGGGACTTACCGGGTGGCTCTTCGAGGACCTTCAGCAACTTGTTGGCCGCATCGGTATTCATTTTTCCCGGCATCCAGATGACAACGAAATTGTAAGGTGCTTCATAAGCGGTCATGCTCACTTTTCGCATGATCTCTTCGCTTTCTTTCACCGCAATCAATGTTTGCTTGTTGTCAAGGTCTGTCATCTTATGCCAGTCGGCAATGGAGAGATAGGGGTTCTCAAGGAAGCCCTGCCTCCATGTCTCAATGTAGGAAGCACTCACCGGTTTGTCTTTATTTGCGGCGATGGGATAGACAAAATGCAGATCGGGATGGATCAGTTTGGCCATCTTCTGACATGAAGGGCATTTGCCACATGCATCCGTTTCCTGTTTGTTGCCGCATGCAATGTAGGTTGCATAGGCTACAGCGAGGGCCAGATTTCCGGATCCTTCCGGTCCCAGAAACAATTGGGCATGGCTGATACGACCTTCTTTGATTGTTTTGATCAAAGA
Coding sequences within it:
- a CDS encoding DNA polymerase III subunit delta' codes for the protein MRAKDFTVVPMLFSEIIAQDAVKLSLIKTIKEGRISHAQLFLGPEGSGNLALAVAYATYIACGNKQETDACGKCPSCQKMAKLIHPDLHFVYPIAANKDKPVSASYIETWRQGFLENPYLSIADWHKMTDLDNKQTLIAVKESEEIMRKVSMTAYEAPYNFVVIWMPGKMNTDAANKLLKVLEEPPGKSLFLLVEHNHEDLLPTIISRLQNVKVPALADQAISSALQQKFDCTAEEADRVAHMCAGNFNQAMDLVRDAEDTRDMELSFISWSRLCYAQDVAGLVDWADEVAGWGRERQKLFLLYALRMIRENLLMNLGIENLIRMDEDERQFSNKFHAFIHPNNGKRLLDIFSKAYAEIERNANPRILFLDLSLEYGQTLKVKPAGAEAETVS